A stretch of DNA from Leptospira bouyouniensis:
AACAGTTTGAATCTGAACGTGCAAAACTAAAAAACACAAAAGGATTGATTGTATTCAATGCACATGTCACAGGAGTCCTCGTAAAGGATAGTGATGGAAATCAATACGATATCAAATCAGCTCCTTTTTTGTTTATGCCTGGGAATTTTGAAGTACAATCGAAGTTTTATACTACTTTCAAAAAAGGAAGTTACCAACATACTTACACTGCAAAAACCCCAATCACAAGTAAACTAACTTTGCAACCTGCAACGTCAATTGCTGTTTGTACAGATTATGACAATGCCAAAAATACAACGACACATACTTTGATACCATCAGGAAAACCAAACCCATATTTGGCTTCGGATACAATCTTAAGATCATTTGATATTACAAGGTATTGCCCAAAATCAATTTTCTTAGAAAAGGTAAATCCATAATCTAGAACTATGAAATGATTTCAGAGTGCCAAGTGTATGCATCCACTCCGATTCATTTCAATTTTATATTCATTGAAAGATAAATGATTCATAAGAAACTGGAGTTAGTTTCTTATGAATTGCCCCCTTTGTAATTCTCCTTCTTCTCCCTTTTATCAAAACAAATTCAGATCATATAATCGATGCACACTTTGTTTATCAATTTTCATGGAAAGAACATTTTTACCGACACGAGAAGAAGAGAAAAAAAGGTATCTTGAACATAATAATGATATCCTAGATGTTAATTACCAAAATTTCGTGAAACCAATTGTTGAAAAAATCCTGATCCAACAAAATCCTAAGGATCTCGGTTTAGATTATGGAGCAGGACCTGGCCCTGTTGTTGAATATTTACTCAAACAGAAAGGATACCAAATCAATTTATTTGATCCATTCTTTCATCCAATTGAAGAAAATTTAACAAAACAATATGATTATATCATTTTAACAGAGGTGGTAGAACACTTTCATCACCCGAAGTTAGAATTTCAGAAACTTCATTCTTTACTGAATGAAAATGGAAGGTTGTATATCTTAACCCACCCTTACGATGATTCCATATCCTTCGATCGATGGTATTACAAAAACGACCAAACTCATACCTTCTTTTATACAAAAGAAGCTTTTTATTTGATCAAAGAATTTTATAATTTCCAAACGATGGAATTTAACAATCGAATCATCATCTTTCAAAAATAATTTTTGTTACAATAAACTGATCAATTCCTGAAGTTTTTTATTTTCAGGGGTCATTTGTTTTAAAATTTGAACTAAATAATTGGTTCTATCTTTATCCCCAATTAAACGACAAACATCCGCTAAATGGATTAAATTCCGAATATTGTTTGGTTGGCGAAGCCTCACCCTTTCACTTAATTCTTGTGATTCTAGAAGGAACGATTGTGATTTATACATAGAATACAATCGTTTGTATAAAACTGAGGTATGGAACATCCAACTAGTATCGGATGGATAATTTTCTAGTGCTAAACTAGCATATTCCATTGCCTTTAACAATACCCCCTCTTTTTCATATAACTTTGTGATATATTTTAATTCTTTAATGGAGATATCTAAGGCAGAATTATAGGACAAAAGTACATCCAATGCTTTGCTGTGTTCTTTTTCCTTTATCAGTTTTTTCGCATCTTGCCAATATATACCAGGTTTTGAATACAATCCAAGATTATATTCAAGTGAAATGATGCTAAAATCATCCGAAAATTTACCTTTTGATTGTAAGGCAGGAACTAATGTTTCGATATCCCCTTTAGATTCTTCAATACAATCCAAAATCAAATTATGATTTTCATTGATTTCGCGAAATCGACCCGATTCAGAAATTACCAAATCATCTTTTCCATCGGAACCACAAAATATTTTATCACCTTTCTGCATCTGAAAAACGGAAATAAAACGATTCGTTGGGACTTCCATCACTCCTAACTTGTAATAATGAATTTCATCTTCAATAAAACTAGCTTTACCATCACGATATAAGATAATCGATGGATGTTCTAAATTGATGAAGTATAAAGTTCCTGTGGATTCCTCAAGGAGACCAAGAACAGCAGAAACGAGCATGGCTCCATCAAAGGTTTCAAATATTTTTTGCAGATCCAAATAACAATCGTGCAACCACCTTTCTGGAGACCGATTGGAAGAAGTTGGGTCCATTTTCGAACGAATGACAATCGAATTATAAACAGCACCGAGTACAATAGCACCACCGGCACCTTGTATTGATTTTCCCATGGCATCGCCATTGATAAAAGCCTTATAACGTTTGCCTTGCAAAATCAAATTATAAACAGATAGGTAATCTCCGCCTAATTGGTATTCCTTATTGCGGAAATTGAATTTTTTATATTGGCTGAGTAAGGTTTTGATCGTTACAGCTGTCCCATCTGTTTCTTTTCCAATTAATGGGTCAAACAGTAGTGTTGTTAGAAAATAGTCCCCATCTTGTTGTGATTTTAGAGTCTGTAGATCTTGTACTGCTTTTGTGACTTCTTCATTTTTTTTTGTGATTCGCAGATGGTTTAAAAATGAATGGAAACGATACCTCTCTATGATAAGTCCACTAAAAACACCTAACACATAACTTAATACCAGGTTCTGCATGGAATATTCAGAAGCAGGTGAATTTAGATTTGGTTTATAAATGAAGACTGCTGTTAAAAATAAAAAGATGGAAATTGGATAATAAAAAAATAAGGTTTTTCTAGGAAGGGGTAAAAATGAAAGAATGATCACCACCATCTGAAGACCTGAAACATAAGGAGCATCATCAGCAATCCTACCTGTAAAATAGGATGTTGTGAACAATACATAACCGTATACAACGTAACCCCAAGTTAGTCCTTCTATACGAGATTCGATTTTTTTGGAGTGATTGATTAAAATAAAAATGGTATAAAAAACACAGAGTGATGTAAAACCAATCCGAAATAAAAACATATCGGGAAATTCTGGATGGAGTTTTGCATCAGTATCAAAAGCAAAGCCAAGTAAAGCGATACTTCCAATCAAACTGCCCGGAAATTGGATGATGCGAGCTTGGCGGTCTAACTCTTTACAATATTCTAAATTATAAATTTTCCTTTCGGGGATTAAATCTAGAAAATTAGAAACGATCGTTTGTAAATGCCTATACACGATGTTTCATTAGACGAAAAAACCCGCACGAGGGCGGGTTTCTCAAAGGTCTACATTCTATTTTTTTTTAGAAATGTGGTTTTGCCGGGAACTCAAGTGTAGGTGCGATTCGGGAGATGATATCGCCAAATGAGAAGGCAAATAATAATGCAAGGAAAGCAAATGCCGAAAGGAAAATGACTCGGTTTAACATATTGTCATACTTTAAGTGCATGAAGTAAGCTAATACGAAGAAAGCCTTACCCGTTGCCACGGCCATCGCTACAATCATGTTCCATTTTCCTAAGTCATATTGTGCAACCCAAACGGTCACAAATGTTCCAAAGAAAAGTGCGAGCAATACATACACGTATGTTTTGATCGAAATCACGTGATGCTCGTGTTCCTCTTCCTCTTCACCGTCTTCCACCCACATAGAAGCAGA
This window harbors:
- a CDS encoding class I SAM-dependent methyltransferase; translation: MERTFLPTREEEKKRYLEHNNDILDVNYQNFVKPIVEKILIQQNPKDLGLDYGAGPGPVVEYLLKQKGYQINLFDPFFHPIEENLTKQYDYIILTEVVEHFHHPKLEFQKLHSLLNENGRLYILTHPYDDSISFDRWYYKNDQTHTFFYTKEAFYLIKEFYNFQTMEFNNRIIIFQK
- a CDS encoding PP2C family protein-serine/threonine phosphatase, whose protein sequence is MYRHLQTIVSNFLDLIPERKIYNLEYCKELDRQARIIQFPGSLIGSIALLGFAFDTDAKLHPEFPDMFLFRIGFTSLCVFYTIFILINHSKKIESRIEGLTWGYVVYGYVLFTTSYFTGRIADDAPYVSGLQMVVIILSFLPLPRKTLFFYYPISIFLFLTAVFIYKPNLNSPASEYSMQNLVLSYVLGVFSGLIIERYRFHSFLNHLRITKKNEEVTKAVQDLQTLKSQQDGDYFLTTLLFDPLIGKETDGTAVTIKTLLSQYKKFNFRNKEYQLGGDYLSVYNLILQGKRYKAFINGDAMGKSIQGAGGAIVLGAVYNSIVIRSKMDPTSSNRSPERWLHDCYLDLQKIFETFDGAMLVSAVLGLLEESTGTLYFINLEHPSIILYRDGKASFIEDEIHYYKLGVMEVPTNRFISVFQMQKGDKIFCGSDGKDDLVISESGRFREINENHNLILDCIEESKGDIETLVPALQSKGKFSDDFSIISLEYNLGLYSKPGIYWQDAKKLIKEKEHSKALDVLLSYNSALDISIKELKYITKLYEKEGVLLKAMEYASLALENYPSDTSWMFHTSVLYKRLYSMYKSQSFLLESQELSERVRLRQPNNIRNLIHLADVCRLIGDKDRTNYLVQILKQMTPENKKLQELISLL
- a CDS encoding cytochrome C oxidase subunit IV family protein; amino-acid sequence: MEYVINYGLYFIALVAVFTPVLGFGIFAPGIATATILGFIVNWFGQFFQTNRFANFASENKDNKLLKFVLGDEDHKEDHASASMWVEDGEEEEEHEHHVISIKTYVYVLLALFFGTFVTVWVAQYDLGKWNMIVAMAVATGKAFFVLAYFMHLKYDNMLNRVIFLSAFAFLALLFAFSFGDIISRIAPTLEFPAKPHF